In Bacillus sp. SB49, a single window of DNA contains:
- a CDS encoding CcdC family protein produces MFWLIASTVAAAGMAVAMIFVRLRASKQPASIKKIILPPFFMSTGALMFVFPVFRVEWAQVAEALLIGMLFSVLLIRSSKFEIRGDQIFLVPSKAFAFILFGLLIVRIIFKLVVGQHIPLGETSGMFFLLAFGMIFTWRLAMLRQYLQLEKKLDRGKDLA; encoded by the coding sequence ATGTTCTGGTTAATTGCAAGTACGGTTGCGGCTGCTGGTATGGCTGTTGCCATGATATTTGTCCGACTCCGGGCTTCCAAGCAGCCGGCCAGCATTAAAAAAATTATTCTGCCGCCCTTTTTTATGAGCACCGGGGCGCTTATGTTTGTATTTCCTGTATTTCGGGTGGAGTGGGCACAGGTAGCAGAAGCGCTTTTGATCGGGATGTTGTTCTCTGTTTTACTGATCCGCTCCTCCAAGTTCGAAATAAGGGGAGATCAGATTTTTTTAGTACCCTCGAAAGCCTTTGCATTCATTCTTTTCGGGCTTCTAATTGTCCGAATCATTTTCAAACTGGTTGTCGGACAGCATATCCCTCTCGGGGAAACAAGCGGTATGTTCTTCCTTCTCGCTTTTGGAATGATCTTCACGTGGAGGCTCGCCATGCTCAGGCAGTATCTGCAGTTGGAGAAAAAACTGGATAGAGGAAAGGACCTGGCATAA
- a CDS encoding Na(+)/H(+) antiporter subunit B, which produces MTRTNDIILRTTTTLIAFILLGFSVYLFFAGHNKPGGGFIGGLMTSAAIVLMYMAYGIRAMEKILPVNFRYAIPVGLIIALATGAGSFLFNVPFLSHTDAYFHLPILGETHLATAILFDLGVYLAVVGVTMTIILTIANDREEAEEALD; this is translated from the coding sequence ATGACTCGAACGAACGACATCATTCTAAGAACCACAACAACATTGATCGCCTTCATACTGCTCGGCTTTTCCGTGTATCTATTCTTTGCGGGCCACAATAAGCCTGGGGGAGGATTCATCGGTGGTCTGATGACTTCTGCTGCTATCGTCCTTATGTATATGGCTTATGGTATACGTGCCATGGAAAAGATACTACCGGTCAATTTCCGTTACGCCATTCCTGTTGGATTGATTATCGCCCTTGCTACAGGGGCAGGTTCTTTTCTTTTCAATGTACCTTTTCTCAGCCATACAGACGCTTATTTTCATCTGCCGATCTTAGGGGAAACACACTTGGCTACGGCTATCCTCTTTGACTTAGGTGTTTACTTGGCCGTTGTAGGGGTGACGATGACAATCATTTTAACCATCGCCAACGACAGGGAAGAAGCGGAAGAAGCATTGGATTAA
- a CDS encoding FbpB family small basic protein, which produces MRRHKPISLEERIKENIRSIQADEKLMAQIDERIEKRHRDRMKQIPS; this is translated from the coding sequence ATGAGAAGACATAAACCCATATCCCTGGAAGAACGGATTAAAGAAAACATTCGCTCTATTCAGGCAGATGAGAAATTAATGGCACAGATCGATGAACGGATAGAGAAACGCCACCGAGATCGAATGAAACAAATCCCGTCTTAA
- a CDS encoding redoxin domain-containing protein, with protein MKQWLALAFLLVLFAMVVLPGFGGEDEKTGERDTEEKQGAGMVAPNAPDGLEVGEAAPDFTVETVTGEIVRLSDYRGKKVFLNYWTTWCPPCREEMPEMQKFYEAFSDEVEILAVNGTGTEDGGISMVRDFISSGEYTFPVLLDEQLEINETYQILAIPTTYFIGTDGIIQKERRTGPMTYEFMVKMKDALN; from the coding sequence ATGAAGCAATGGCTGGCTTTGGCTTTTCTCCTTGTACTTTTCGCCATGGTTGTCCTTCCCGGTTTTGGAGGGGAAGATGAGAAAACGGGTGAGAGGGATACAGAAGAAAAGCAGGGGGCAGGGATGGTGGCTCCGAATGCGCCGGACGGCTTAGAGGTGGGGGAGGCAGCTCCTGATTTCACCGTGGAGACAGTAACGGGAGAGATCGTCCGTCTAAGCGATTACAGGGGAAAGAAAGTGTTTCTTAACTATTGGACGACCTGGTGTCCCCCATGCCGGGAAGAAATGCCCGAAATGCAAAAGTTCTATGAAGCCTTTTCTGATGAAGTGGAGATCCTTGCCGTAAACGGTACCGGCACCGAAGACGGAGGAATAAGTATGGTGAGAGATTTTATCAGCAGCGGGGAATATACATTTCCTGTTCTTCTGGATGAACAGCTCGAAATAAATGAGACATATCAGATCTTAGCTATTCCGACCACTTATTTCATAGGTACAGATGGAATTATCCAAAAAGAGCGGAGAACAGGCCCGATGACTTATGAATTTATGGTGAAGATGAAAGATGCGTTAAATTAG
- the acnA gene encoding aconitate hydratase AcnA has protein sequence MASNAFNARKQFDLNGKTYNYYDLKALEEAGHGKISRLPFSIRILLESLLRQHDGRVIADAHVESLAHWGTEKSKGEDVPFKPSRVILQDFTGVPAVVDLASLRKAMVDMGGSPDKINPEVPVDLVIDHSVQVDKYGTADSLNVNMELEFERNEERYEFLHWAQKAFDNYRAVPPATGIVHQVNLEYIANVVHALENEDGTYDTYPDTLVGTDSHTTMINGLGVLGWGVGGIEAEAGMLGQPSYFPAPEVIGVKLNGSFPQGTTATDLALKVTQKLREQNVVGKFVEFFGPGLQEMPLADRATISNMAPEYGATCGFFPVDGEALEYLRLTGRSEEQIQIVEEYCKKNNLWYDPSLEDPEFTSLVEIDLGDLEPNLSGPKRPQDLIPLSKMKESFEQAITGPSGNHGFGLDKSEFDKKAEIKFENGDTSTMKTGAIAIAAITSCTNTSNPHVMLGAGLVAKKAVEKGLEVPDYVKTSLAPGSKVVTRYLDDSGLMQYLNQLGFNLVGYGCTTCIGNSGPLLPEIEKAIADSDLTVSSVLSGNRNFEGRIHPLVKANYLASPPLVVAYALAGTVDIDLKNDPIGKDKDGKDVYFNDIWPSQEEIKAEISRVVTPEIFRKEYENVFNSNEKWNEIDTTDEPLYDWIDNSTYIQNPPFFEGLSSEPETVKPVTGMRVIGRFGDSVTTDHISPAGAIPKDMPAGEYLQENGVSPRNFNSYGSRRGNHEVMMRGTFANIRIRNELAPGTEGGFTTYWPTEEVMPIYTAAMKYQQDETPLMVLAGNDYGMGSSRDWAAKGTDLLGIRTVLAESFERIHRSNLVMMGVLPLQFQPEDSIESLGLSGRETFDVEVGESVKPRDLVKVTATDEEGNKKEFEVIARFDSEVEVDYYRHGGILQMVLRNKLS, from the coding sequence ATGGCTAGCAATGCTTTTAATGCTCGCAAACAATTTGACCTTAATGGCAAAACGTACAACTATTATGACTTGAAAGCCTTAGAAGAAGCGGGACACGGTAAGATTTCCCGTCTACCTTTCTCGATCCGTATCCTACTTGAATCTCTGCTTCGTCAACACGACGGACGCGTAATCGCTGATGCACACGTAGAGAGTCTTGCGCATTGGGGAACTGAAAAATCAAAAGGGGAAGACGTACCATTCAAACCTTCCCGTGTAATTCTGCAGGACTTCACCGGAGTACCGGCAGTCGTTGACCTCGCCTCTTTGAGAAAAGCGATGGTGGACATGGGTGGCAGCCCGGATAAAATCAACCCGGAAGTACCTGTCGATCTTGTAATTGATCACTCTGTACAAGTCGATAAGTATGGTACTGCTGATTCCTTGAATGTAAACATGGAACTTGAATTTGAACGTAATGAAGAACGCTACGAATTCCTTCACTGGGCACAGAAGGCATTTGATAATTACCGTGCTGTTCCACCTGCAACAGGAATTGTACACCAGGTTAACCTTGAATACATCGCAAACGTTGTCCACGCTCTTGAGAACGAGGACGGTACTTATGATACTTACCCGGATACACTTGTCGGAACCGACTCACATACGACGATGATCAATGGTCTTGGAGTACTAGGATGGGGTGTCGGAGGAATCGAAGCAGAAGCCGGGATGCTCGGACAACCTTCTTATTTCCCTGCTCCGGAAGTAATTGGTGTGAAACTGAACGGCAGCTTCCCACAAGGAACAACGGCTACTGACCTGGCACTGAAAGTCACTCAGAAGCTTCGTGAACAGAACGTCGTTGGTAAATTTGTTGAATTCTTCGGACCTGGTCTTCAGGAAATGCCGCTGGCTGATCGTGCGACGATCTCCAACATGGCTCCTGAATATGGTGCGACATGTGGATTCTTCCCTGTAGATGGAGAAGCGTTGGAATACCTTCGCTTGACCGGCCGCAGCGAAGAGCAGATCCAAATCGTTGAAGAATACTGCAAGAAGAACAATCTTTGGTACGATCCATCCCTTGAAGATCCGGAATTCACTTCATTGGTTGAAATCGATCTCGGAGATTTGGAGCCGAACCTTTCCGGGCCGAAGCGTCCACAAGATTTGATTCCACTTTCCAAAATGAAGGAATCTTTTGAGCAGGCGATCACTGGTCCATCCGGAAACCACGGTTTCGGGTTGGATAAGTCCGAATTTGATAAGAAAGCAGAGATCAAGTTCGAAAATGGCGATACGTCAACAATGAAGACAGGTGCTATTGCGATTGCTGCTATTACATCCTGTACGAACACGTCCAACCCACACGTTATGCTGGGGGCTGGATTAGTAGCTAAAAAAGCCGTAGAAAAGGGTCTGGAAGTTCCGGATTACGTGAAGACTTCTCTTGCACCCGGTTCGAAGGTAGTAACGCGTTATCTGGATGATTCCGGATTAATGCAGTACTTGAACCAGCTTGGATTTAACCTTGTCGGTTACGGATGTACGACATGTATCGGTAACTCTGGTCCACTTCTTCCGGAAATCGAAAAAGCGATTGCGGACAGTGATTTGACGGTTTCCTCCGTTCTTTCCGGTAACCGTAACTTTGAAGGACGTATCCACCCGCTTGTAAAAGCGAACTACCTGGCATCACCACCGCTTGTTGTCGCTTATGCACTTGCAGGTACGGTTGATATCGATCTTAAGAATGATCCGATCGGTAAGGATAAAGATGGTAAAGACGTCTATTTCAACGACATCTGGCCGTCTCAGGAAGAAATCAAAGCAGAGATTTCCCGTGTCGTAACCCCGGAAATATTCCGTAAAGAGTACGAGAACGTGTTTAATTCCAACGAAAAGTGGAATGAAATCGATACGACGGACGAACCACTGTATGATTGGATCGATAACTCCACATATATTCAGAATCCGCCGTTCTTCGAAGGTCTATCAAGTGAACCTGAAACGGTTAAACCGGTAACGGGTATGCGTGTGATCGGAAGGTTTGGCGACTCGGTAACGACCGACCACATTTCTCCGGCCGGTGCTATTCCTAAAGACATGCCTGCCGGCGAGTACCTGCAGGAAAATGGCGTAAGCCCTAGAAACTTTAACTCATACGGATCCCGTCGTGGTAACCACGAAGTAATGATGCGCGGAACGTTCGCAAACATTCGTATTCGTAATGAACTTGCTCCTGGAACAGAGGGAGGTTTCACAACTTACTGGCCTACAGAAGAAGTGATGCCGATCTACACAGCAGCTATGAAGTATCAGCAGGACGAAACGCCGTTGATGGTCCTTGCTGGAAACGACTATGGTATGGGCAGCTCCCGTGACTGGGCAGCTAAAGGTACAGACCTTCTGGGGATCAGAACGGTCCTTGCAGAAAGTTTTGAAAGAATCCACCGTTCCAACCTTGTCATGATGGGTGTACTTCCGCTTCAGTTCCAACCAGAAGATTCTATTGAGTCTCTCGGTCTGTCCGGACGTGAAACGTTCGATGTAGAAGTGGGTGAAAGTGTCAAACCTCGCGATCTTGTCAAAGTGACAGCGACCGATGAGGAAGGCAATAAGAAAGAATTTGAAGTAATTGCCCGCTTTGACAGCGAAGTGGAAGTGGATTATTACCGTCACGGTGGTATTCTGCAAATGGTTCTACGAAATAAATTGAGCTGA
- a CDS encoding DUF2621 domain-containing protein: MSGGFALFIIGWIVVMVGLMSIGGFFMFRKFLKRMPKEDGKSAIDWEEYYVDETRHMWSDEHKLLLEELVSPVPELFRDVARQKIAGRIGEIAIQKKKKKITQDILIEGYILATPKRDHKFLVKKLKEKEIDIRPYQTLLEP, translated from the coding sequence ATGTCAGGTGGATTCGCTTTATTTATTATCGGGTGGATCGTAGTCATGGTCGGACTTATGAGTATCGGCGGTTTTTTCATGTTCCGCAAATTTCTGAAAAGAATGCCGAAAGAAGACGGAAAGTCAGCTATTGACTGGGAGGAGTACTATGTTGACGAGACAAGACACATGTGGAGTGATGAACATAAGTTGCTGCTGGAGGAGCTTGTCTCCCCCGTTCCAGAATTGTTTCGTGACGTTGCACGCCAGAAGATAGCAGGAAGAATTGGGGAAATTGCTATACAGAAGAAAAAAAAGAAAATAACTCAGGACATTTTGATTGAAGGGTATATACTGGCAACTCCAAAAAGGGACCATAAATTTCTCGTCAAGAAACTGAAGGAAAAAGAAATCGACATCCGCCCTTATCAAACCTTATTGGAACCATAA
- the tlp gene encoding small acid-soluble spore protein Tlp has protein sequence MSNQKPNPDHRADNVERLQNQVQNTIENIEASNDVLAYATEEERQDIEKKNKHRNQSLQAMREEMKDESRHQQY, from the coding sequence ATGTCGAATCAAAAGCCAAACCCGGATCATCGGGCTGATAATGTGGAGCGGTTACAGAATCAGGTGCAGAACACGATAGAGAACATAGAAGCGTCAAATGATGTATTAGCCTACGCGACCGAGGAAGAGCGCCAGGACATCGAGAAGAAAAATAAACATCGAAACCAATCTCTTCAGGCTATGAGGGAAGAAATGAAAGATGAATCCAGGCATCAGCAATATTGA